TTTTATTCCTTAGTGTCTTCTTTGactaatttaaaatttattttgtGCATGGTTAATATCTCCGATCAGTGGTTGTGTGGTTTGAAGGATATACATGATGGTGATTATTTTATTACCGAAGGGGTTCGTTTTTACTCGGTCAAGACTCAAGAGCAAGGTTTGACTTGGACATAACACATTTGAAATTATCGAATTCCTTCAAATAATTATATTTTTCTCGTTAGACTAGTGCTTCAATATCGGCAATTTCGGCAATCATTTTTATGTATATGGTGCTATGTCAAGAAGAATCTATTTCTCTTCTTTTCACGGATTGTTCGTGTCGTCACTCTTCAAATGGTAGAATTTTAGCATTTTGGATGGTTAGGATCGTCGCTATCTTCATCTCAACATTTTCTTGTTGGTCGGCGTAGTTTGGGCAACTAAATTGAAAGTTTTTCCTTTGGACTTCATCTTCAAAACCTTGTTTCGGGCATCAAGGGCATATGTGCGAAATTAACCCGAAGATTTTGATTCGAAGTGCTTAGGTTTTTTGATTAGCTTGTCTCATCCTATTTATAACTTTTCATTGTAGCACGTCATTTTTGCTCTATATGTTCGTTTCGATCGATCGTCATTTTGATGATTCGATTTCTGTTTATAACACGTCagttttcgcaaaaaaaaaaaaaaaaaaaaaaaaaaaaaaaaaattagtaataataataaaaaaaaacaaaaattaaaaattattttatttcTCATTACCATTAACCATGATAACATGTATTCCCGAGATTAAAAatgtttattattaaaacatatatatatatatatatatatatatatatatatatatatatatatatatatatatatatatatatatatatatatatatatatatatatatatatatatatatatatatatatatatgcatacatacaacaacaacaaaatctaaTACTACATGAGTGTTGTATAAGAGATGTgaaatgtagacaatccttccattATCAAAGAATTAAAAaaagtcatttcttcacccagagtgaaacactggGTGGAGAAAAATAAAAATGGTCAAGTCTGGGTGGAGATAAATAAAAATGGTCAAGGTAAAAACTGTTGTTTCACTCTTTAGGATATGTCATTTTTACTTTCACTCCGGAACAATTTGATAACAAAAAATTATTAACAAGgtattttactttttttttttttttagaatggcAGTATCGGAATCACCAGAGGAGACTTAATCACCTTGACGATCATATACCACATGCTGATACATATTTTGGCTAGCGGCTAACAAGTATCAATACAGGTCTAGAACAACTCAGAGTGATGAGATGGATTACAGATTGATGTTTACCCCTGTCACAGATCCTTGCAGAACCTTATTACAATCTAAACTGTGGGGTGGCTTTATCAATCTTTGTGGAGCCAAATAGAGAATTGGTCCGTTTAGCGTTTTGCGGCTAAGTCTTtattttctagagtgagaaagtactaTATGACTATATGAGAGGGAAAGTATATTCTCTATCATCAGTCCAAGTGTCCGAAAAGTGATGGCTAATGTGACCTATTGATAGGTATGAGTGCTCCGTAATATTCAGAGACACGTGTCACGCTGCCATTGGTTGATTTATGGGAGAAATTCGTAACTGACATTGTGATTTACGCTCACATGGCATGTTTTGCTGCTCACGTGTTCTTTTTAGGACTTAAGCAAAAGAGCTGCCTTAAATACTTACGCATAACGATGAACGACATGTTTAATTATAAATGCTTTTCTGAGCAGAATACGCTGAACGACTATGTATTAAAAattgtttttattaatatttttatgccTTTTAAGCGACTTTTCCGGCTTATAATAAACTTTTCATGCATGCAAACCATATGACACATCATCAATTTCCTCAGTTTGATATCTGTGTTATGTGAAAACAAAAACATTAAACTATAAAAAGTGTTTTTACTTTGAAAAAATATCTCTGATACCGTTACATTTAACTGAACTGATTTGACTCTCAATGATGACTTTTGCCTGTTGATTGGACTatttaaaacgttttgatatttaaataaacgatttattTTTCAATTTATTTCAATTTTCaaatttatttatttgttaatcttaactgatcatatacatagcattgtatatgtatattttaattgcTAAAGGCTAAAAGCAGAAGTTACGCGAAGCATATTTAAAGGACTTTCCATATCCGCTGAAAATTAAGTATGCGGATCATGGCGCGTTAATAAAAGACTGCTGGTTATTTTCGCTAAGATTGTGCGGATGATTAGACAATCCGCATACCGCGAATATTCTggaaactataaatagagagcttggcatctcatttataggttgtttattctctgccatttgcctagacctttgtaattttcacttgtgactttgctcaAGGAAcatttacattgagttaaggtgaatcatgctaattaacaatcaagaccgggtcggggtggttgatcacttgattaaaAAGTGAAAGACGATAATCAGGGCCCAaaacaatcatcaaacatcccattctccatcttaatatcattgcactcaatccttaattaagtaactctTTAAtccaggattgatcaattggcgccatccgtggaacACGTTCAAAATTAAACTCGGAATATTTTGTTTTGTGCTATGGAACAATAAATTGGCTTGTTTAATTCTAATCGTGTATTGTTTTGATGATTCACATGTGAATACATTCGAAATTTGTGGCAAATTGATTGTTTGTCGAAATAATTAATGATACGGGAATTGTTTGCGATACTACTGTTTCTATGCAAGCAAATGCTCAAAAGAGGGGAAGAAAGCGAAAATCAGCAAAAATGCTTCAAAATTGATAGTTCGCGCCAATAAGTTTTCCCAAAATGCAAAGCGAAGATTTCTCAGAGATGCCTATAGTAATATCGTGCAAAATCGCGCAGACTGGAATCACAATTATGAAGGTCCATGTTAATAATGGCATGCAGTAGTGTTGACATTGTTTATGAGCAATGCTTTGTTCAACTGCCAGAGAGTATTAGAGCAAACTTACAACCAACCGCAGCCTCGCTAACTGGTTTTGCAGGAGAGTCTTCATTGCCTATAGGGCTATTGTCTTTAAATATTGagctttttgatgaaaatgatgctaATTTAGTGCGTCAAGCACAACTAGATTTCAATGTTATGCGGACTTTttctcgctataacatgttgtTGGACAGATCTGCATTGGGTAAATTTGGAATTGTTCCATCTACCATTCATGGCATGGTTAAATTCACAACGCGAAAAGGTGTTGCAACGATTAGCTCAGCGAGTGTTATTCCTATTTATGCGGCTGTAAATGTGAAAAATGCAGTTCAAGAAAGCGCTGATGATGCGGATAATATGGTAGTGGTTAATTCTGAGTATCCTGATCAAAAAATTAAAGTTGGACTTAATATTAGTGCGGACAGCAAAAAACAGATTGTGCAGTTACTCATGGAGtacatggatgtttttgcttggtgcgaaaatgatatgactggtgttccgcgtcatatCACGGAACACAAACTCAATGTCAATCCTGCCTTAAAGCCTGTAGTCCAGAAGCGtaggggtatggccccagatcgcACTAAATGGCTATGTGATGAGGTAACAAAGCTGGTGGCAGCAGGTATTTTGCGCAAAGTTCAATACCAATCATAGATTGCAAATCCAGTTTTGGTGAAAAAGCCTGATGGCTCGTGGAGAATGTGCATTGATTTCAAAGACCTAAATAAAGCATGCCCTAAAGATAAttatccgcttccagaaattgatttaaaagtggAATCATTGCATGCTTTTCCGTACAAATGTTTTTTGGATGCGGGATATCATCAGATCCCAATGACTAGGGAAGATGCGGATAAAACCGCTTTCCATACAGGCAAAGGTATATTTtcttatataatgatgcctttcggtttaatcaaCGCGGGTGCAACATATCAACGGCTAATTGACACTGCGTTTGAAACCCAAAATTGGGCGCAACCTCGAGGCTTTTGTGGATGATTTAGTAATTAAAAGCACAACCCAAGCGCGTATTTTAGATGATATGCGGGAAACATTTGATACATTGCGCAGTATAAATATGAAGCTTAATCCGTCGAAGTGTAGTTTTGGCGAAACAGAAGGAAAATTTTTGGGCTATCTCGTCACTGAGcagggtattcaagctaatccaaagaaGATAGCGGCCATTGAAAACATGActgctgtgacgccccgtacaaaaccatcatatacgactcgt
The window above is part of the Rutidosis leptorrhynchoides isolate AG116_Rl617_1_P2 chromosome 1, CSIRO_AGI_Rlap_v1, whole genome shotgun sequence genome. Proteins encoded here:
- the LOC139886246 gene encoding uncharacterized protein, which produces MACSSVDIVYEQCFVQLPESIRANLQPTAASLTGFAGESSLPIGLLSLNIELFDENDANLVRQAQLDFNVMRTFSRYNMLLDRSALGKFGIVPSTIHGMVKFTTRKGVATISSASVIPIYAAVNVKNAVQESADDADNMVVVNSEYPDQKIKVGLNISADSKKQIVQLLMEYMDPVVQKRRGMAPDRTKWLCDEVTKLVAAVLVKKPDGSWRMCIDFKDLNKACPKDNYPLPEIDLKVESLHAFPYKCFLDAGYHQIPMTREDADKTAFHTGKGIFSYIMMPFGLINAGATYQRLIDTAFETQNWAQPRGFCG